The following are from one region of the Streptomyces rubrogriseus genome:
- a CDS encoding MFS transporter: MSTPLSRPSYAAVLRVPHARRTFSAALVGRLSYGTVSLALMLSLTRSTGSYAVAGLVMALFGATSVFLSPYRASLVDRHGPRRALLPMALLYAALLCVLAAACRRPGTSEAVLAVTAGLAGACTPPLGPTMRAVWAELLPDRLLLQRAYSVDGVAEELLFVSGPLLVGGIVAVASPVAGVVLSAVLVAAGTLAFVTSPATAALRPAGRGKSDGPAPGRGGTGQGRALLQPVVVAAAVGVSVSAVDLLVVAFAGERGLGDGTVAWVLAALSVGSAVGGLVNGAVAWSSPTRARLPFFAAGVGLCLAAAGLAPGLGTLVLAVMCAGLFVAPALTTAYLIADESVAPGFRVRAGAWCNTAVNAGMSVGAAAVGLLVERLPLPVCFAVAGAVAAAAALVPGYRRGSARPAGGTGGAAQSSSVSSELPESSASSES, encoded by the coding sequence GTGTCCACACCTCTTTCGCGGCCCTCGTACGCCGCCGTGCTCCGTGTCCCCCATGCCCGCCGCACGTTCTCGGCCGCCCTCGTCGGGCGACTCTCGTACGGCACGGTCTCCCTCGCCCTGATGCTCTCCCTGACCCGGTCCACCGGGTCGTACGCCGTGGCCGGGCTGGTCATGGCGCTCTTCGGCGCCACGAGCGTCTTCCTGTCCCCCTACCGTGCCTCCCTCGTCGACCGGCACGGTCCGCGCCGGGCCCTGCTGCCCATGGCCCTGCTCTACGCCGCCCTGCTCTGCGTGCTGGCGGCGGCCTGCCGGCGTCCGGGCACCTCCGAGGCCGTCCTCGCGGTGACCGCCGGGCTCGCGGGCGCCTGCACGCCCCCGCTCGGCCCCACGATGCGCGCGGTGTGGGCCGAACTGCTCCCGGACCGGCTGCTGTTGCAGCGGGCCTACAGCGTGGACGGCGTTGCCGAGGAACTGCTCTTCGTCTCCGGCCCGCTCCTGGTCGGCGGCATCGTCGCCGTCGCTTCACCGGTGGCCGGCGTCGTGCTCAGCGCGGTGCTGGTGGCGGCCGGCACCCTCGCCTTCGTCACCTCACCGGCGACCGCGGCGCTGCGCCCGGCGGGGCGGGGGAAGAGCGACGGCCCCGCACCCGGCCGAGGTGGCACGGGGCAGGGCCGGGCGCTGCTTCAGCCCGTCGTCGTCGCGGCGGCCGTCGGCGTCTCGGTGAGCGCCGTCGACCTCCTCGTCGTGGCCTTCGCGGGGGAGCGCGGCCTCGGGGACGGCACGGTCGCCTGGGTGCTCGCGGCGCTGTCGGTGGGCTCCGCGGTCGGCGGTCTCGTCAACGGCGCCGTCGCCTGGAGTTCGCCCACCCGGGCGCGGCTCCCGTTCTTCGCGGCCGGTGTCGGCCTCTGCCTCGCCGCCGCGGGCCTCGCGCCCGGACTCGGCACGCTGGTCCTGGCCGTCATGTGCGCGGGCCTGTTCGTGGCCCCGGCGCTGACCACGGCGTACCTGATCGCCGACGAGAGCGTGGCGCCCGGTTTCCGGGTCCGGGCGGGCGCCTGGTGCAACACCGCCGTGAACGCGGGGATGTCGGTCGGCGCCGCCGCGGTGGGCCTGCTGGTGGAACGGCTGCCGCTGCCGGTGTGCTTCGCGGTCGCCGGCGCGGTCGCCGCGGCGGCGGCACTGGTGCCGGGGTACCGCCGCGGGTCGGCCCGGCCCGCCGGAGGGACCGGAGGGGCCGCTCAGTCGTCGTCGGTGTCGTCGGAGCTGCCGGAGTCGTCGGCGTCGTCCGAGTCGTGA
- a CDS encoding PepSY domain-containing protein yields MKRNIVIAAVTAAALVGGGTATALATTGDDDRGTTPRADVSVSDDGGVRDEADDRDEADDRDDDAARDDDAVRAASAKVTAADAVAAALADTPGTAVSAELDDEDDDQDGDDDGDDRRERAAWEVDVLSGDGTWHSVRVDPATGKVLGSEKDDEDDTAEVRAALKGASVDAAEAAKAAAGHGTVTSVELDEDGHYGDGKPAWEVETHASGKGEQDWRVDPKTGEVTADRSDGAHGSHDSDDADDSGSSDDTDDD; encoded by the coding sequence ATGAAGCGCAACATCGTGATCGCCGCCGTCACCGCCGCCGCACTGGTCGGAGGCGGTACGGCGACGGCGCTGGCAACGACGGGGGACGACGACCGGGGCACGACGCCCCGCGCGGACGTGAGCGTGTCGGACGACGGCGGGGTACGGGACGAGGCCGACGACCGCGACGAGGCCGACGACCGCGACGACGACGCGGCCCGTGACGACGATGCGGTCCGTGCCGCCTCCGCGAAGGTGACGGCGGCCGACGCCGTCGCCGCCGCGCTCGCGGACACCCCGGGCACCGCGGTCTCCGCCGAGTTGGACGACGAGGACGACGACCAGGACGGGGACGACGACGGCGACGACCGCCGCGAGCGGGCGGCCTGGGAGGTCGACGTCCTCTCCGGCGACGGCACCTGGCACAGCGTCCGGGTCGACCCGGCCACCGGCAAGGTCCTCGGCTCGGAGAAGGACGACGAGGACGACACCGCCGAGGTGCGCGCGGCCCTGAAGGGCGCCTCGGTGGACGCCGCCGAGGCGGCGAAGGCGGCGGCCGGACACGGCACCGTCACCTCCGTCGAACTTGACGAGGACGGCCACTACGGCGACGGGAAGCCCGCCTGGGAGGTCGAGACGCACGCCTCCGGCAAGGGTGAGCAGGACTGGCGGGTCGACCCGAAGACCGGAGAGGTCACGGCCGACCGCTCGGACGGCGCGCACGGCTCTCACGACTCGGACGACGCCGACGACTCCGGCAGCTCCGACGACACCGACGACGACTGA
- a CDS encoding response regulator transcription factor has translation MRLLIVEDEKRLAVSLAKGLTAEGYAVDVVHDGLEGLHRAGEGVYDLVILDIMLPGLNGYRVCAALRAAGHDVPILMLTAKDGEYDEAEGLDTGADDYLTKPFSYVVLVARVKALLRRRGQGAGASPVHVHGDLRVDTAARRVFLGEDEVTLTAKEFAVLEQLVVRAGQVVSKAEILEHVWDFAYDGDPNIVEVYVSALRRKLRAGLIRTVRGAGYRLETGR, from the coding sequence ATGCGCCTGTTGATCGTGGAGGACGAGAAGCGCCTCGCCGTGTCGCTCGCCAAGGGCCTCACCGCGGAGGGATACGCCGTGGACGTCGTCCACGACGGCCTGGAGGGACTGCACCGGGCGGGTGAGGGCGTGTACGACCTCGTCATCCTCGACATCATGCTGCCCGGCCTCAACGGCTACCGGGTCTGCGCCGCCCTGCGCGCCGCCGGGCACGACGTGCCGATCCTGATGCTCACCGCCAAGGACGGCGAGTACGACGAGGCCGAGGGCCTGGACACGGGCGCCGACGACTACCTCACCAAGCCCTTCTCCTACGTCGTCCTCGTCGCCCGGGTGAAGGCCCTGCTGCGCCGCCGGGGACAGGGTGCCGGTGCCTCGCCCGTGCACGTCCACGGCGACCTCAGGGTCGACACCGCCGCACGCCGGGTCTTCCTCGGCGAGGACGAGGTCACCCTCACCGCCAAGGAGTTCGCCGTCCTGGAGCAGCTCGTGGTGCGGGCCGGGCAGGTGGTGTCCAAGGCGGAGATCCTGGAGCACGTCTGGGACTTCGCCTACGACGGCGACCCGAACATCGTCGAGGTGTACGTCAGCGCGCTGCGGCGCAAGCTGCGCGCCGGGCTGATCCGGACCGTGCGCGGCGCCGGCTACCGGCTGGAGACCGGGCGGTGA
- a CDS encoding MarR family winged helix-turn-helix transcriptional regulator codes for METETATRWLTDTEQCAWRTHLEVNRLLTHQLEKDLQPFGLTMNDYEILVNLSESEGDRMRMSDLATATMQSKSRLSHQITRMESANLVRRENCESDRRGLFAVLTEHGMETMRKVAPHHVASVRRHFIDLLAPEDLTELDKALKPIAEHLRGQRGRP; via the coding sequence ATGGAGACCGAGACGGCCACTCGCTGGCTGACCGATACGGAGCAGTGTGCTTGGCGCACCCACCTGGAGGTCAACAGGCTGTTGACGCACCAGCTCGAGAAGGACCTGCAGCCGTTCGGCCTGACAATGAACGACTACGAGATCCTGGTGAACCTCTCCGAGTCGGAGGGCGACAGGATGCGGATGAGCGACCTGGCCACCGCCACGATGCAGTCCAAGAGCCGCCTCTCCCACCAGATCACCCGCATGGAGAGCGCGAACCTGGTCCGGCGGGAGAACTGCGAGTCCGACCGGCGCGGGCTCTTCGCCGTCCTCACCGAGCACGGCATGGAGACGATGCGGAAGGTCGCGCCGCACCACGTGGCATCCGTCCGCAGGCACTTCATCGACCTGCTGGCCCCGGAGGACCTGACGGAGCTGGACAAGGCGCTCAAGCCCATCGCGGAACACCTGCGCGGGCAGCGGGGACGACCCTGA
- a CDS encoding AIM24 family protein: MSTVHHDPATLPADDNVNAYTFCVELKGSQWFLQKGKMIAYYGTIDFNGIGHGRLDRLVRTSFHSPLHASDWVVAEGSGKMLLADRAFDVNSYDLEDGNLTIRSGNLLAFQPSLALKQSIVPGFLTLIGTGKFVAASNGPVVFMEPPIRVDPQALVGWADCPSPCHHYDHGYMTGLLGGLRAMTGLGGASGEEHQFEFVGAGTVLLQSSEALMAEQAVGAPPQQAGVPGTGAPGAPGGRSGVPGLPGQLGDLQRRFGL; the protein is encoded by the coding sequence GTGAGCACGGTCCACCACGACCCGGCGACGCTGCCGGCCGACGACAACGTCAACGCGTACACCTTCTGTGTGGAGCTGAAGGGGAGCCAGTGGTTCCTGCAGAAGGGGAAGATGATCGCCTACTACGGGACGATCGACTTCAACGGGATCGGGCACGGCCGGCTGGACCGTCTGGTGCGCACGTCGTTCCATTCGCCTCTGCACGCGAGCGACTGGGTCGTGGCGGAGGGCTCGGGCAAGATGCTCCTCGCCGACCGGGCCTTCGACGTGAATTCGTACGACCTCGAAGACGGCAACCTGACCATTCGCTCGGGCAATCTGCTCGCTTTTCAGCCAAGCCTCGCGCTCAAGCAGTCGATCGTGCCGGGCTTCCTGACGCTGATCGGAACCGGGAAGTTCGTGGCCGCGTCCAACGGTCCGGTGGTGTTCATGGAACCGCCGATCCGGGTCGACCCGCAGGCCCTGGTCGGCTGGGCCGACTGCCCGTCTCCGTGCCACCACTACGACCACGGGTACATGACCGGCCTACTGGGCGGTCTACGTGCGATGACGGGGCTCGGCGGGGCCTCCGGGGAGGAGCACCAGTTCGAGTTCGTGGGCGCGGGGACGGTCCTGCTGCAGTCGAGCGAGGCGCTGATGGCGGAGCAGGCCGTGGGGGCTCCCCCGCAGCAGGCGGGGGTGCCCGGCACGGGGGCTCCCGGAGCGCCGGGAGGCCGGTCGGGGGTACCGGGACTTCCCGGACAGCTGGGGGACCTCCAGCGCCGCTTCGGGCTGTGA
- a CDS encoding sensor histidine kinase, translating to MSRLFASVRARATLAATLVVAVALVAAGTAVLLSLRSNLLGEAGTQAERSAREVATELAVGTRYADLSLDVDDRPVQVVDDDGVLVAASEDLERISGTGVDAVKPRPAASPSGEDDDADDSGESLEPGEIGGRITVSDGSATVDGDTEDYRFAAVPVKTDDRGTLTVYAGAPLSAEHGAVNTALTVMLIGFPLLLAVVAWVTWLVTRRALRPVEGIRREMAAITASEDLARRVPVPGTHDEVARLATTTNETLAALESSVERQRGFVADASHELRSPIASLRTQLEVAAAHPELLDLDGAVADTVRLQRLAADLLLLARLDAGERPADARVDLAALAREAAEGRAGVRVRGDEGVVSVAGSRGQLGRVLANLLDNAERHARSAVEVSVRWDGDTALVAVADDGEGVPAADRERIFERFVRLDDARSRDDGGAGLGLAIARDVAMRHGGTLTVHDAPAGGALFELRLPGARYRTARDG from the coding sequence GTGAGCCGCCTCTTCGCCTCGGTGCGGGCCCGTGCCACGCTCGCCGCCACCCTCGTGGTCGCCGTCGCCCTCGTCGCGGCCGGCACCGCCGTCCTGCTCTCCCTGCGCTCCAACCTGCTCGGCGAGGCGGGCACCCAGGCCGAGCGCTCGGCGCGGGAGGTGGCGACGGAGCTGGCCGTCGGGACCCGGTACGCGGACCTGTCGCTGGACGTGGACGACCGGCCGGTGCAGGTCGTCGACGACGACGGCGTGCTGGTCGCCGCCAGCGAGGACCTGGAGCGGATCAGCGGCACCGGCGTCGACGCGGTGAAGCCGCGGCCCGCCGCCTCCCCGAGCGGGGAGGACGACGACGCCGACGACTCCGGCGAGTCCCTCGAACCCGGCGAGATCGGCGGACGGATCACCGTCAGCGACGGCTCGGCGACCGTCGACGGGGACACGGAGGACTACCGTTTCGCCGCCGTCCCGGTGAAGACCGACGACCGGGGCACGCTCACCGTCTACGCCGGAGCCCCGCTCTCCGCCGAACACGGCGCCGTGAACACCGCCCTGACGGTGATGCTGATCGGCTTCCCGCTGCTGCTCGCGGTCGTGGCATGGGTGACCTGGCTCGTCACCCGGCGCGCGCTGCGCCCGGTGGAGGGCATCCGGCGCGAGATGGCCGCGATCACCGCCAGCGAGGACCTGGCCCGGCGCGTCCCGGTGCCGGGCACCCACGACGAGGTGGCCAGGCTCGCCACCACCACCAACGAGACGCTGGCCGCCCTGGAGTCCTCGGTGGAGCGGCAGCGCGGCTTCGTCGCCGACGCCTCGCACGAGCTGCGCAGCCCGATCGCGTCGCTGCGCACCCAGCTGGAGGTGGCCGCCGCCCATCCCGAGCTGCTGGATCTGGACGGCGCCGTGGCGGACACCGTACGGCTCCAGCGGCTCGCCGCCGATCTGCTGCTGCTGGCCAGGCTGGACGCGGGGGAGCGGCCCGCCGACGCCCGGGTCGACCTCGCGGCGCTCGCGCGGGAGGCGGCAGAGGGGCGGGCCGGGGTGCGTGTGCGGGGGGACGAGGGCGTGGTGAGTGTGGCCGGATCGCGCGGGCAGCTGGGGCGGGTGCTGGCCAATCTGCTGGACAACGCCGAGCGGCACGCCCGCTCGGCGGTGGAGGTGTCCGTGCGGTGGGACGGGGACACGGCGCTGGTCGCCGTGGCCGACGACGGCGAAGGCGTGCCGGCGGCCGACCGGGAGCGGATCTTCGAGCGGTTCGTACGGCTCGACGACGCCCGCAGCCGCGACGACGGCGGGGCCGGTCTCGGACTGGCCATCGCCCGCGACGTCGCCATGCGGCACGGTGGCACGCTCACCGTGCACGACGCGCCGGCAGGCGGTGCCCTGTTCGAGCTCCGCCTGCCGGGTGCCCGGTACCGCACGGCCCGGGACGGGTGA